From Triticum aestivum cultivar Chinese Spring chromosome 4A, IWGSC CS RefSeq v2.1, whole genome shotgun sequence, a single genomic window includes:
- the LOC123085281 gene encoding peptidyl-tRNA hydrolase ICT1, mitochondrial, with protein sequence MATAMRSARLLRLGFCHVPSLLFRGPLFPSPSPGLGLGLSVARVGLVHLRCSAAEAGDGRGKKVSARLALAQQVMRDAEERAASAGSDPAPKITMDHVTVSFARSGGAGGQNVNKVNTKVDMRFNVEKAHWLGERIKERILQTEKNRINKDGELVMSSTKTRTQKGNIEDALQKIQAIIDAASYVPPPPSEEQKKKIEKIAAAAERNRMQNKKVLSQKKESRRSKPSWD encoded by the exons ATGGCGACCGCCATGCGGAGCGCCCGCCTCCTACGGCTCGGCTTCTGTCACgtcccttctcttctcttccgaggGCCCCTGTTCCCCTCCCCGAGCCCGGGCCTGGGCCTGGGCCTGAGCGTTGCCAGGGTCGggttggtccatctccgatgctcggCGGCCGAGGCCGGCGACGGCAGGGGTAAGAAGGTGTCAGCGCGACTAGCACTGGCACAGCAGGTGATGCGCGACGCCGAGGAGCGCGCGGCCTCAGCCGGCTCTGATCCCGCCCCCAAGATCACCATGG ATCATGTTACTGTTAGCTTTGCAAGAAGTGGGGGCGCGGGTGGTCAGAATGTTAACAAAG TTAATACAAAGGTTGACATGCGGTTCAATGTTGAGAAAGCTCATTGGCTCGGAGAGAGGATTAAGGAACGGATATTGCAAACG GAAAAGAACAGGATAAATAAGGATGGTGAACTTGTGATGTCTTCTACGAAAACTAGGACACAGAA GGGCAATATTGAAGATGCTTTGCAGAAAATACAG GCGATCATTGATGCTGCATCATATGTTCCCCCACCGCCTTCAGAAGAGCAAAAGAAGAAAATTGAAAAAAT TGCTGCAGCCGCTGAGAGGAACAGAATGCAAAACAAGAAGGTACTCTCACAGAAGAAAGAATCGAGGAGGAGCAAACCCAGCTGGGACTGA